Part of the Dreissena polymorpha isolate Duluth1 chromosome 12, UMN_Dpol_1.0, whole genome shotgun sequence genome, CATGTACACGAAAATATACGTTAGTTACACGGTAAGATAAATTAGTGCTTCATACTGACCTAGCACGATTTGATATATAGTATTAAATGTGTATGATGTACTGATCTTTTTCATTATCATAAAATAAGACTAGACGTGTTCATTTCGATCTGAAAAAAACACGCACAGTCACTGATAAtaatttttttcggcgtaagctgtattaggccagcttttcaccctgacttgacctttgtaagtgtccaataatactcaaataaaatttcccgcggctaggtacgaatgaatacacttcatttatcccattggctgatttgagtacaacaccagaacattggaaacatatccgcgtctttgtaacactgttttactgcatgaaacaattttatctctaatgaaaaggctcaatagatagaacagttttacaatcaattttcgacataaatacagtttgtgcgttcaccttttattttcagagaattaccagcgtaAAAGCgattatactaaaggctatgttgtcatatttagtacttacttgcattgcatttcaacccgcgaggtttcgggtcaattcgcggccatttgtgaaagtcagagtttatatacagttcatcaccggagttcgcagaaggggttgcgatcattgtgttacaccggtcttactgacaataacgtagtgactgtaatgcattgcattccaatccgcagggtatcaaggtcagtttgcggtcagttgcagaaatctttatataaacgccgtctcgtaaactttgtgcacttgaagtctgttttgatcaggaagatactaaataaagatattcggcgatattattgtggtatgtcaatcatcgatttttaatatggtttcaacatttgcatgataaggaccaattttgataaaattaattagaaatatttatccatttagaccagtttatttagcatgagcacaataattcactatactttaattatgcaattaaataagattcgagtattgccggctgacctatatgcactcgtttattttcatgtttcttgtgtttttctattctgtaaatatagatatctgagtaataatatcacataaagcaaaataagccacgaaatctggcgcaacaccccgtaattgatctgcttgtgatgtagctaagaactgcgcagaaaaaaggcatccgctactttttatctcatagagataacttttgatcgttcataaacatcgaccacaatcaacgccgtatatcttttttaaagatatttcttgttaactaTTCAAACAACATTGCAATTGATTTTATCTTGCCAGATTATGTCTGCATTCCCCTTTGTCGAGAGGGATATGGTCGCACACAATTGTCGGACATATGCAGACCTTTGGAAGCACTGTCAAGACTTCAATCCGAGTTAGACGCTTTCATATATGGTTTTCTAGGATGTACTCTTTTAGAGACATTTACCGTTATACTTATAGTTTATAAATGATGAACTATGTTCTGATCCCATCAATTTAATTTACGTTGAATTATTATGTATGAACCCAATGAAGAAAACAATTCCGTGAATAGAAAGCTAGTATAAAAACTTTTACCCGATGCATGCAGATGTATGCCGGCTGTCAGAATCTATGATAtaaaatcatacaaaaacaaaatacgtcTTAAACGGAAATGTGCAAGATAACTTATCTAGTTCAATAAACTAAGAACATGACGACGACTTTGACAAGAAAATGTTTAATCGTATATTGCTCAATCCATTTTCAGGTCTTGGACATCAATTTTTAAAATGGAAACAAGAGCTGCAGCTAACATTAGAAGTAAAACAAGTACAATGCCAACTAATACGTTCTCTCTTAATTACACATATTCACATGGAAACAGCAATGGAAACAAAACAACGTTGTCAGTATACACTTATCCAGTTACAGAAACAACTTTAAGCAAGGACGAAAAAGGTAGTTAGtgtcttttttgtgtgtatgtttttaaaCTTCGCGGActattttaagtaattaaattatcCATGCCCCCATTGAATAACTTTGGCACGATGCCTTACGATAAGTTAGCTTTTGTCATGATCGGCTATAATCATACCGCGTATGGGTCAATATTGTAGAAAAACTGAATGCATATATACTCTCAAACAATATATTGCATACCTGAGTTCcaaaataaataactttaagcATATCTGCAATACACAAAaaaatttaatgcaaaaaaatagacagattaaAAGGCAAAACCATGATCAAACCGACTTTGTATGAGTTATTTAGTGAATGACAATACACAATGCCTTAACAAATTtcatttttctaaataaatagatcttaaaataatataaacatgttcTAAACGCGAAAATGATCAAACAAATAAGATCCTTTGctttaaatacttaaaacaaaaattaataagtACTAAAATGACATCTATTTCAGAACCTAATGGTAACAATCCGCCATGGCTGTATATATCGATTGGTGTCTTCTGCTTCTTGGTTTTGGCTGGAAATCGCATGCACAGCTTTACACAGACGTATGCAAACAACGATAAAACGATTCCAAGCAGTATTTTTTCATAAACATATCGTTTATATTTTAccttttgtttaataaacataaattatgtcgACCAGATGTCTGAATTTTTCATGATTTAGCATTACATATGCCGCGTATCAATACGATTGTAGACTTGATACCTAGTGCTCTGGTGTTTCAggatataaaaatgcaattggTAGAATACCACAGCGACATGTGTAAGTTGAAGGTTGTCGAATATTTCAACGCTGCAAAAattacacattgtgttttttttaccgacTGAAATAATCtagtatatacattttcagaGAAAACAGTTAAAGTTGGTAAAATATTGTAACTTCTTTAGGTCTCCAACGCGTGCGGGAATTGGAATGCAAGACAGACAATTAACAGGTATAAGGATTGAGATGAtgtcttaaaattgaaaaaagctaCTAAAGTGAATTCgtattaaatgctctttgttcgtTGTTTATATAATCTTTCAACATGTTTGCTATGTATCAACATATTCAATTGTTAAAGgtttatttaaactaaataataaaacaaccgTTTAACATGTAATTAAAACTCAGTGAGTTCATTTTAATGATacaataacatgtaaacattatttgcaTCTGTAATGTGTCAACTGTACTAAAGATAACGATTTATATTTTCATACACACATTTAAATTCTGAAAAAATGCTCGCCTGTCTTCGACTCACAAGGTGTACACTATGACGAAATTGATGAATCAATGCCACCAAACTCGGCTGAGATGATAAGTGCTTTATACGCAGTTAAAATAAGCTTAAACGAAATAAATGTCCGCTGAATCTAGCGATGTTTGTCAAAGGGTTGTTTGCGATTGGTATTTTCTAAGGTAAGAGTGAGCTTAAGTATTTTCACGAGAGCTCGCGCCTCGGAAAAGAACACACACGGTCATTTTACCGCAATGTAAAAAACTGATCATTGTCTATACataatgaacaataaataaacagtACATATGCACGTgtgtaaaatgtatttcatacaaGTATACTTCATTGAAGTTTGGGATTTTTAAAGCGTGAGTTCGCATTACACTTGACCCGTGGATCTAGAATTAAAATAGTTGGCCCtgcatataatatttattcaacgATTTACTCAAAATATGATTAACAGGATGTGCTTCCGAAATGGGTCTTTACACCTATAAATCATGATGAACATTAATTGATTATGATAGTGTTGTAACGACCGATACGTTTGTGCCTCgttatgtttcaaatattttatttttaaggttTCGATGCCAAGCTCAAGACGATATGAAGATTTGCAGAGGTTGGGAAACAATGCTGAGCCTCCATATTCAAGCATAGGAAATGTTTAAAGTGCGAAATTTAAAGATAAATACACATCAAACCCAAATTCACGAAAAATAATCCACTGAAGAAATTAAACGAAATAAATAAAAGCTCAGacggaataaaataaaaatgactaaaGAAATAGATGGGACGTTGCAGTTCGGAAATTCCATCTGCATCAAAAACTTTAGTAAATGAATATTATATGTTTTTCGGTAAGTCTCATGTTAAAAATGATCTTTTATCATGattattttcttttgtataaACATCTTTCCATTAACTGTTATTTAaagtttgttttcaattatgtatacttgttttattttcttagtttgttttaaatattattactttTTAGCCTTAACTGCCAGTGTTCTAGCGTCAATGAAGTTTATGGTATTGATTCATTGTTCAACGTACTCAATTTATTTGCTCTTTTTGACATAAAAACGGATTAACTTACCATACTGGTGCATTCATGAAATTGTAAAAGGCAGACATTGGTTTCATCATGGAAGTGCAAAGAAAAATCAAATGTTCGAGTCGCTTATAAGAattgttataaatcaaaatggaCCTTTgaagtattcaaaatataatttgaacAGTAAAGCATTATAAATAATTTTCACACGTTTCTGATTCATTTATAACCATCAGTCATTTCGGCaattatttgctgtttattttgtTGACTCTAACATTTGACTATTTCTCTTCTCCTCTTCGCCTATGAAAATCAGaatatatttgtaatgtttaatgttaaaaaaaacttaattttaccGTATAGCGTAAAGGTTTTAAATGTTGATGTTTGGCATTAGAATTGCAACATTATTTCATTTCCGGTCGGTCCGGTGTCCGTTAGACGTTGCCAAAACCAATAATGACACACACACAAGAATGATCGAAATAAGGACACATGTTCTTGGTTAAAACTACAATATTAAtgcaaatatctcaaaatatttcATTAGTCTTATCTGGTTATATCATCTGAGTACAAATCGTTAAAGTGTGACTTCATCAGACTCAGAAGATTTGCATTATAACTAATTTGTTGAATCAATTCCAGAAAGGTCGACTAACGTGGTTAGGGTGTAAACCGCATTTAACGCaagtaaaattgaaataatttaaataaggGAACTTAAAAGTAGACGGCCAAACCAAATCTGAAAATGTATCACCAATGGCAACCGTCTTTAGAGTTGCTATTTGTTTTCTTTCGGGTAACTAACGCgtgatattttttatgaaaggGTGACCTTAAATAGTTCCAGGAGATATTTCCCTTGCGCGCAGTAATTGGCGTAGAATATCTATAACGCAGCTTCATATTGGATTTCAATACCCATACATAAGGAAATATAAATGAGGGTGT contains:
- the LOC127852755 gene encoding uncharacterized protein LOC127852755, coding for MHEKVSHQLVVHWKVKSIAFMIQASVCGAYAHPEQNFHYVCIPLCREGYGRTQLSDICRPLEALSRLQSESWTSIFKMETRAAANIRSKTSTMPTNTFSLNYTYSHGNSNGNKTTLSVYTYPVTETTLSKDEKEPNGNNPPWLYISIGVFCFLVLAGNRMHSFTQTI